CCGCCACGCGCCCGTCGCGCTCCACAACCCGCACCGGCGCCACCAGGAACTGGAACGGAATCCCCTCTCGCTCGGCTTCTTCCACTTCCTCTGGAATCGCGGGCATCTCCTCGCGCGACCGACGGTAGAGCACCGTAACGTCCTTGACCCCCAGCCGTCGGAGCGACCGCGACACATCCATCGCCGTGTTCCCGCCGCCGATAACGGCCACGCGCGTGTCGGCGCCGCGCACCAAAACCCGCGCCAACGCCTGCTTCCACTGCGGGTCGTCCACCTGTTGCGACAGGTTCAGCATCTTGAGCAGTCGCGCGCCGTGGACGACGCCCTCCAGGTGTTCGCCGGGGATGCCCAGTTCGGTGCTACGATGCGCGCCGACGCCGATAAAGATGGCCTCGTACCCCTGCGCGAACAGCCCGTCCAGCCCGCCGTCGCCCAGCCTCACGGGCGAATTCAGGCGAATCTCAACTCCCAGCGCCTCAACAGCCTCTATCTCCAGGCGCAGGATATCCTTGGGCAGCCGGTAGGGTGGGATGCCCACGGCCAGCATGCCGCCCGCGACGGGCAGCGCCTCAAAGACGGTAACCTGGTACCCCATGAGCGCCAGTTCCGCCGCAACCGTCAGCCCGGCAGGCCCGGAGCCGATGACCGCCACCTTGCGCCCTTGGCCCACATCGGCCACCCGCCCCTTGCGGCCCAGGAGCGACGGGCGGCGCTCCGCGCGCAATTCGTAATCCGCGACGAACCGTTTGAGGGCGCGGGTGGACACCGCCCTGTCCACCTCGTTGCGCCGGCAATTGGCCTCGCATGGGTGATCGCACACGCGCCCGCAAATCGCCGGAAGGGGAATGGCCTCGCGGATGAGTTCCAGCGCCTCCTCAAAGCGCCGCTGGGCGATGAGCGCTACATAGCCCTGCACGTGGATGCCCCCCGGACACGTGTCGGAGCAAGGGGGCCGCCCGCTCCGCTCAATGGCGTACACATCGGGGACGGCGTTTGCGGGCCGCCAAATGGCGTGGCGCGTTATGTCCACCACCACCGGGCACACCTGCTCGCACTCGCCGCAGCCGGTGCAGCGTTCCACGTCCACGAAACGGCTACGCACGCGGACAAGGGCCTTGTACGCCGCGCCCTCCTTGCTCAGCCCCGCCACCGACGCCGGCGCGAGAAACCGAATGTTCGGGTGGCGCGAAGTCTGCAACAGCCACGCCCGAACGTCTAGGTCGCCCTCGGGCGCCGCAAACCATGGGTTTTCGCTCACCAGGTGGACTCGCGCCCCCGCCTCGGCCAGATCCCAGGCCGCCTGCGCTCCTGCCAGAGTCCCACCGATGACCAGGAACCCGTCCATCACGCGGCGCTCCCCACGACTTGCCTGCCATAGTCCAGCCCGGCCTGAAAAGCCTTGAGATTGAGTTCCTCCGTGCCCTTGGGCACCGATTCGCTCACGGCCCGTCGCATGGACTCCTCGGACACCACGCCCGACACCGCCGTCAGAAAGCCCAGCATGACGATGTTGGCGACCAACTTGCGGCCCACCTCCGACTCGGCAATGCGCGTCGCCGGAATGGCGTACACCTTCACCCCCTCCGGCAGCGGGCCCAACACCACCAAATCCTCATCCACCAGGAGCAAGTTCCCGTCGTGCAGCGAAGGCGCGTACTTGTTGTACGCCTCCTGAGACATGATGACGACGATGGATGGGTCAATGAGGTGCGGGTACTGCACGGGCGCATCGGACAGCACAACCTGCGCCGCGCACGCGCCTCCCCGCGACTCGGGGCCGTAACTCTGGGTGAAGGTCGCATACTTGCCATCGTAGAGGGCGGCCGCCTTGCCCAGGATGTACCCGGCCAGGATAATGCCTTGCCCCCCGAATCCCGTAAGCCGTATCTCCGTCCGCGACATGGCGCCCTCCATCCGTTGGCACTACAGCCTACTGCGTATCGCCCCAGACGGGCTTTTCAATGTCCACAAATTTGCCCACGATGATGTCCCCGCTCAGTTCAATGTCCACATCACGCGGGTCAGCGCCGTGGACAATGCGGCTGCGCTCGCGGTAGTAGCGCAGATGCTCCAGCCCTTCGCGCAGTTTGTTCATCCGGCCGTACAGCGTCGGGCACGGCGAGATAACCTCCACAAAACTGAACCCCCGCTTCACAAGCGCCTCGCCGATGGCCTTCTCCAAGCGCCGCACGTGGAGGACCGTCCACCGCGCCACGTACACGGCCCCGCTCCCCGCCGCCAGGTAGGGCAGGTTGAAGGGATGCTCCTGATTCCCGCGCGGCGACGTGGACGTGCGGGCATGCAAGGGGGTCGTCGGAGCCAGTTGCCCGCCGGTCATCCCGTAGTTGAAGTTGTTCACGCAGATGACCGTCATGTCCACATTGCGGCGCGCCGCGTGGATGAGGTGATTGCCGCCGATGCCCGCCAAATCCCCGTCCCCGCTGAACACCACCACCTTCAGTTCCGGGTTGCCCAATTTCAGCCCCGTGGCGAACGGGATGGCCCGCCCGTGTGTCGTGTGGAACGAATCCAGCCGCACATACCCGGCCACCCGCCCCGTGCACCCGATGCCCGACACCACCACCACCTTGTCCAAGTCCAGGCCCGACTTCACCAGGGCGCTGACGAAGCAAGTGAGGGCCGTTCCCAGCCCGCACCCCGGGCACCAGATGTGCGGCAGTCGGTCTTGCCGCAGCACCGCGTCCATAGGGTGCGATTCCGCCATCTCCAGTTCCTGTGGCACCGTCTCAATCATCTACACCTCCCCGTTACCGACCCGCAGCCTCGCGTATGAGCGACAGGATGTCGTGGGGGTCGTGCAAGTCCCCGCCGGCATGCCCCGCCAGGTACACCGCTGCCTTCCCGGCCGCGCACCGCTCCACCTCATACACCATCTGCCCCAGGTTGATCTCCACCACCACAAACGCCCGCACCCGCCCCGCAAGGGCACGTATCTTCTCCTCCGGGAACGGCCACAGCGTGATGAGGCGCAGCATCCCCACCTTGATGCCTTCCTGGCGCGCCTGCTCTATGGGCCAGTGCGCCGTGCGGGCCGAGATGCCGTAGGTAACCACCACCACCTCGGCATCGTCCAGGGCTTGCGCCTCCACGTCAATCATCCGATGGCGGTTCCGGCGTATCTTCTCCACCAGGCGCGTGATCATCCGCTGCTGCGTAACGGCGTCCACCATGGGGTAGCCGCGCTCGTCGTGGGTGAGGCCGGTGATGTGAATCCGATACCCCTCGCCGGCGTTCACCATGGCCGGCACCAGGTCTTCGCCGACCTCAAAGGGCTTGTACGCATCCGGCCCCACGGACGGCTTGCGGCGGGGGTAGATGGGAATCTGCTCCTCCGGCGGGATGACGACTTTCTCCGTCATGTGCCCCACCTCGGCGTCGGTCATCACCAGCACGGGCGTGCGGAACTCCTCCGCCAGGTTGAAGGCGCGGATGGTGAGGTCAAACAACTCCTGCGGCGAACTGGGGCACAGCGCGATGATCTCGTAGCAGCCGTGGGAACCCCATCGCGCCTGCATCACGTCCCCCTGGCCCACCAGCGTCGGCAGGCCCGTGGACGGCCCGCCGCGCTGCACGTTCACGAGCACACACGGCGTCTCCGTCATGATGCCCAGGCCCAGGTTCTCCATCATCAGACTGAAGCCCGGGCCAGAGGTCGCCGTCATGGCCCGCCGCCCTGCCCAGGATGCACCTAGCACCGCGTTCATGGAGGCCAGTTCGTCCTCCATCTGGATGTAGACGCCGCCCACCTCGGGTAGTCGGGCCGCCATCCGCTCCGCGATTTCCGTTGCCGGCGTGATGGGGTATCCCGCGAAGAAGCGGCAACCGGCGCAGATGGCCGCCTCGGCGCAGGCATCGTCGCCGCTCATAAAGTACTCGCCGCACAGGAGCCGAGGCTCTCGCTTGGACTCGCTCATGGGGCCACCTCCACCGCTTCACTCACGTGGATGGCGAATTCGGGGCACAGCATCTCGCAGAGGCCGCACGCGACGCACTGTTCGGGGTGCAGGGCATAGGGAGGATGGTAGCCCTTCTGGTTGAAGGTCTCGGAGATCGCCAGCACGTTGCGGGGGCAGAACTCCACGCAGAACCCGCACCCCTTGCACCGCTCCACCAGAACGGAGATTCTGCCCCGCGGCACCACAACCTGGCCGGCATCCAGAGGACGACGCCAAAGTTTCACGCTGCCCCTCCTGTCGGTTCTTCGCGAAAACGCGGGCGCTCCATTGCAGACTCCTGAGCGAATGGAGCGCCCTCGGTGATAGCCAGCGTTCCACACCCCGCCCAAGCGCCCTTGCTTACGCGCGTGCGGCGTCCATGTCCTGTCAAATTCAGTATACCGATAGCCCTGCCGCTGTCAAGGAGGCTACGCCACAACACGTCCCAAAGTTGGCCGCGCCATGGGCATCGGTCGCCAACACACAACGGAGCCGAATCACGCCATCTCGGCGACGAGGTCGGCCACCTCCACCGGATGGCGGGCAATGCGCACGCCTGCCTCGCGCAGGGTGGCAATCTTCTCCGCCGCGGTGCCCGTGCCGCCCGAGATGATCGCGCCGGCGTGGCCCATGCGCTTGCCCGGAGGAGCCGTCTGCCCCGCGATGAACGCGGTAACCGGCTTGGTCATGTGCGTGGCGATGTATTCCGCGGCGCGCTCCTCGTCGGTGCCCCCGATCTCGCCGATGAGCACCACCTGCTCGGTCAGCGGATCGTCCTGGAACAGTTTCAGCGCGTCAATGAACGTCGTCCCGATAATCGGATCGCCGCCGATTCCGATGCAGGTGGACTGCCCAATGCCCTTCTGCGTCAGGGCGTACACCACCTCGTAGGTCAGCGTCCCGCTGCGCGACACCACCCCGACTTTCCCCGGCATGTGGATATGCCCGGGCATGATGCCGACTTTCGCCTCGCCGGGCGTAATCAGGCCGGGGCAATTGGGACCGATCAGCCGCGTGGACGTGTGCTGCAGGTACTCGCACACCTTCACCATGTCCAGCACAGGGATGCCCTCGGTGATGCACACGACGAGTTCAATCCCCGCGTCCGCCGCCTCCAGGATGGCATCCGGCGCGAAGCGGGCGGGCACGTAGATGATGGACGTGTTGGCGCCCGTCGCGTTCACCGCTTCCTTCACGGTGTCAAAGACCGGCACGCCGGCCGCCCACTCGCCGCCCTTGCCCGGCGACGTCCCGCCGACGACCTTCGTGCCGTAGGCGATCATCTGCAGGGTGTGGAATTCCCCCTCACGCCCCGTAATCCCCTGAACCAACAGACGGGTGTCTTTGTTGACCAAAACGCTCATCGCATCCCCTTCTTATGTAAACTTCAGGATTTTGACCCGATGGTTTGTCGGATTCGCTCGGCTGCCCGCTGCAAATCGCTGTCTCCGGCGAAGTATTCGCGACGCAAGGCGATGGAACGATCGCCCGCCCAGCGCGGGAGCACGTGGATGTGAAAATGGAAAACGGTCTGCCCCGCGGCAGGGCCGTTGCTCTGAAAGATGTTGACCCCGTCGCATCCGAACGCGGCTTTCACCGCGCGGGCCACCTTCACCGCCGTGCGCATCGCCGCCGCCGCATCCTCCGGATTTACCTCAAAGACATCGGCCGCATGGGTCTTGGGCACCACCAGCGTGTGCCCCTCGTGAATCGGCGCGATGTCCATGAAAGCCAGCGTCGCCTCGTCCTCGTACACGATGTGCGCCGGAACGCGCCTGGCCACGATGTCGCAGAACACGCATCCCATGCCGGCCCCTCCTTTACTACGCCTCGCCGCGAGCCGCCGCCACCGCCAGTTGCGCCGCCTCCACCAGCGACGTCGTGGCGCGCATGTTCGCGCTGGCCAGCAGCCGCCGCCCTTCCTCCTCGTTGGTGCCCACCAGACGCACCACCATCGGCACGTTCGGCTTGACCTCCTCCAGCGCCGCCAGGATGCCCTTCGCCACCTCGTCGCAGCGCGTGATGCCGCCGAAGATGTTGAACAGCACCGACTTCACGTTCGGATCCGACAGAATCATGCGCAGGGCCGCCGCCACCTTGTCGGCCTTCGCCCCCCCGCCGATGTCCAGGAAGTTCGCCGGCGCGCCGCCAAACAGTTTGATGACATCCATGGACGCCATCGCCAGCCCCGCGCCGTTCACCATGCACCCCACGTTGCCGTCCAGTTTCACGTAACTCAGCCCATACTTGCGCGCCTCGGTCTCGGCAGGCGCTTCCTCGTCCAGGTCGCGCATCTCGGCCAGGTCGGGGTGGCGGAACAGCCCGTTGTCGTCCAGGACGATCTTCCCGTCCACCGCCAGCAACTTGTGCTCATCGGTAACGACCAGCGGGTTGATCTCCGCCAGCGACGCGTCGGTGCTGACAAACGCCTGGTACAGCCCCTGGGCAATCGCGGCAAAAGACCCCACCAAGTCCTTGTCCAGGCCGATGCCGAAGGCGATCTCACGCGCCTGGAACGGCTGCAACCCCAGGAAAGGATTGATGCTCACCTTGTAAATCTTCTCGGGCGAGACGCGCGCCACCTCTTCTATCTCCACGCCGCCCTCCGCCGAAGCCATCATGACGGCGCGCTTGCTGGCCCGATCCACCACAACCCCCAGGTAGATTTCCTTCTGAATTCGCGCCGCCTCGTCCACCAGGACCTTCTTCACCTTTAGGCCCTTGATGTCCATGCCGAGAATCTGCCCGGCCACCCGCTCGGCCTCGGCAGGATCGCGCGCCAGTTTGATGCCCCCTGCCTTGCCGCGGCCCCCGACCAGCACCTGCGACTTCACGACCACAGGCTTGCCCAGGCGCGCCGCAATAGCACCCGCCTCCACAGGCGTAGTCGCCACATCCCCTTCTGGAATAGGGATGCCATAACGCGCAAAGATGCGCTTGGATTGGTACTCATGCAGTTTCACCACAACCTCCTCGCAACAAAACAGACTATACCCACGGCCGTCGCATTCTCCCGCGCAGCCGAGATTCCACTGTGCCTCACGGCCCGAAAGGCGCAAATACCATAATGCGATGATTCCCAGAATCCGCCACGATCAGCCGCCCGCTCCCATCCACCGCCAAACCCACAGGCAGGCTGAACCGACTCTCATCCACCCCATACTCCCCATACGCCGCCACAAACTCCCCGCCCACCGTCCACTCCAACACCCGATGCCCCTCCGGATCGCTCGCATACACGTGCCCTCGCCCATCCACCGCCACATACGGCTTGTTCAACACCGACTCCCCTGCCCACGTCTTCACCCCCCACTCCCTCACATACCTCATCTCCCGATCCAACACCTGCACACGCCGATTCCACGTGTCCGCCACATACACGTTCCCCTCTCCGTCCACCGCCAACCCCACAGGCTCCCAGAACTGCCCCGGCCCCGCCCCAAACCCACCGTACCCAGCAATGAACTGACCTTCCGCAGTGAACCGCTGAATCCGCTCGTTCCCCGTGTCCATCACCAACACGCTCCCATCCCACGCCATCGCCACCGCGCGCGGCCCGTAGAACGCACCAGGCAACGACGCCGCGTCGCCGCCCGTGTCCCCGCTCTCCCCCCACATCGTCACAAACTTCCCCGTGCCGTCAAACTTCTGCACGCGATAGTTCCACGTGTCCGCCACGTACACGTTCCCCGCGCCGTCCACCGCAATCCCCCACGGCTCGTTGAACTCCCCTGGCCCGCTCCCGTACCGACCCCATCCCCGCAGATACCGCCCGTTCGCGTCAAACACCTGCACCCGATGGTTCCCCGTGTCCGCCACGTAGATGTTCCCCGCCGCGTCCACCGCCACCCCGCGCGGGTCCTGGAACTCCCCTGGCCCTTGCCCCTGCCGCCCAAACGTCAGCGCCGCCGGCACCAGCACCTTCTTCGCCTGATACGGATCCTCGGTAACGACCACAGGCGGCTGCGGCGCTGCGGCTGCGGTCAGAGCGCCATACTGCCAGAGTTGCGCCGTGATGTCCTTGCGGATGTAGAGGATCATCTCCTCGCGGTACGGCCAGTCCTTGAGCGCGTAGGGATACGTGCGCGACCACAGGATGCCCCAGATTTCAGCGCGCTTGGCTGGATCCCGCAGCATGGCCCACAGGCGCGCGGGCGTCAGCCCCTTGTAGTCCTCCACGGGCCACCACATGACCAGGCGCGGGAAACGGTCGTAATTCGCCAGAATCGGGCGCACCTTGGCGTCGTTCCAGCCGTGCACGATGACGATGGGCGAGTCCAGCGCCTCTCGGCTGGGGCTTTCGCCGGAGAACGAAACGGCGTTCGGGAAGTCCCGCAAGTACCAGTTGGCGAAGGGGAACCCCGTGCGAGAATCATATGCCACCTTGATGCGGTTGTCCCCGACGGTTCGGCGCGAGATGTCCAGAATCTCGTTCAGCGTTACCTTCGCGTCCTGGGTTCCATGCGCATAGACGATGAGTTCCTTGGCGTTGTCGTAGTTCACGAAACTCGCCACCCAACTGACCCGCACGGTCAGCAGAAGCAGGACGGCGAAGGCCGACGCCGCGCACGCCCGAAGCGCCATGGCCTTGCCCAGGCGCTGGCCCAGCCGCGCCAGCGCCCACGCCAGGCCCGCCGCCACGCCCAGCGTTGCAAGCCAAACCATCGTCTGATTCAGTTGCGCCTGCGAAAGCCCCGCAAAGGGCCGGATGGACAGCAGCCGGATCACCGAGTACCCGGCGGCGGGCAGCAGCGCGAAGAACGCAACGAACTCGCGCCGACGCTCCTGGTCTCCGTTCCCATCTCCCAGCCAATCCTGGAGCAGACGCCCCGTCAGCAGAATCATCGGCAGCACCAGGTACACCGTGTGCTGCGGCATCTTCTCGCCCGTCCAACTGTGGATGGCCATGGCCGCAATCGCCCAGAAGATGACGAACGGCACAAAGGGCACCGCGTCGCGTTCCGGATGCGGCCGCCTCCGAAAGGCCGCGTAGTACACAATCGCCGCAACCGCGCCCAGGAGCGGCAGAAACTCGTACATGGGCGCCAGCACCAGCAGGAAGTAGTACCACGGCTGGCCGCCCCGCGCCTCACCGTGTTGCCCGAACCAGTAGGATAGTTGGCTAATGGGGCCGGTCAAGCCCCTGGGGTTGGTAAAGAACGTGGTGTACAACAACACCACCACCCCCAGGCCGATGCCGACCATCGCCCAGAAGTGCGCCCCGCGGATGGCCCCCAGGGCGCGGGCCACCGGCCGCTCCTTTCCGCCGGGGTACGCCCAACCGGCTAGCACCGCCGCCCCCAGCAGGCAGACCGCCACCACGAGCACCGGCAGGAGTCCGCTCCGCGCGACCCCCGCCGGCTGGGGCCGATTGGTGAGCCACACCAGCAGCGCGAGCCCCCCTGCGCTCACGGCCAGCCCCACGCCCCGCGCCGTCCGCGCCGCCTGCGCCGACAGTCGCTCCCACACCAGCGCCACCACCACGAAGGCCACGACGATGAACCCCATGATGTACGCCACGGCCTTGGTGCACAGGTAGAACCCCACCGCCGCGCCGAACAGGTACAGATACTTCGGCTTCCGCTCGTCCACGTAGCGCAGGAAGCCGATGGCCATCAGCATGGTCCAGACCGCGCCGTAGATTTCGTGGAGGTTGTCCCGCGAGTAGAACAGCAGGAACGGCGACACAGTCAGCATCACCGCCGCCGCCAGCGCCCCGCCGCGCCCCAGGTACTTGCGCAAGAAGTACGGCAAGAGCGCCAGCGCCGTGCCGAAAAACGCCGACGCCAACCGCGATGTGTAGTCGCTCACGCCGAACAGCGTGTACATCAGCGTGTTCGCCAGGAACAGGAACGGCCCGTGCGTGATCGGCCCGGTAACGGGGTCAAACTTGAAGATGGAGCCGACAGAATAGGGCTGCCACGAGAAATACAGGTGCTGGCACTCGTCAAAACTCACGGCGCGCGCCCCCAGCGCCCACAGGCGCAGCGCCAGCGCCACAACCGCAATCCCGATGTACGCGGCCTTCTCCCGCGTCAGGTTCTGCAGGCTATGCAGGACCGGCGTCTCCCACCAGTCCTTGCCGTCCGAAACCGCTCCGACTTGAGCCATCCGTCCCATCACTCTCACGAGGTTTGAATCCACAGCACCGCGCGGCTCTCCGACGCCGCGGGAAGCGCGCGCCACAAGGCCCAACGCCACCAATCCCTGGCCGGCAGCGC
Above is a genomic segment from Chloroflexota bacterium containing:
- a CDS encoding 2-oxoacid:ferredoxin oxidoreductase subunit gamma, producing MSRTEIRLTGFGGQGIILAGYILGKAAALYDGKYATFTQSYGPESRGGACAAQVVLSDAPVQYPHLIDPSIVVIMSQEAYNKYAPSLHDGNLLLVDEDLVVLGPLPEGVKVYAIPATRIAESEVGRKLVANIVMLGFLTAVSGVVSEESMRRAVSESVPKGTEELNLKAFQAGLDYGRQVVGSAA
- a CDS encoding 2-oxoacid:ferredoxin oxidoreductase subunit beta codes for the protein MAESHPMDAVLRQDRLPHIWCPGCGLGTALTCFVSALVKSGLDLDKVVVVSGIGCTGRVAGYVRLDSFHTTHGRAIPFATGLKLGNPELKVVVFSGDGDLAGIGGNHLIHAARRNVDMTVICVNNFNYGMTGGQLAPTTPLHARTSTSPRGNQEHPFNLPYLAAGSGAVYVARWTVLHVRRLEKAIGEALVKRGFSFVEVISPCPTLYGRMNKLREGLEHLRYYRERSRIVHGADPRDVDIELSGDIIVGKFVDIEKPVWGDTQ
- a CDS encoding 2-oxoacid:acceptor oxidoreductase subunit alpha, whose amino-acid sequence is MSGDDACAEAAICAGCRFFAGYPITPATEIAERMAARLPEVGGVYIQMEDELASMNAVLGASWAGRRAMTATSGPGFSLMMENLGLGIMTETPCVLVNVQRGGPSTGLPTLVGQGDVMQARWGSHGCYEIIALCPSSPQELFDLTIRAFNLAEEFRTPVLVMTDAEVGHMTEKVVIPPEEQIPIYPRRKPSVGPDAYKPFEVGEDLVPAMVNAGEGYRIHITGLTHDERGYPMVDAVTQQRMITRLVEKIRRNRHRMIDVEAQALDDAEVVVVTYGISARTAHWPIEQARQEGIKVGMLRLITLWPFPEEKIRALAGRVRAFVVVEINLGQMVYEVERCAAGKAAVYLAGHAGGDLHDPHDILSLIREAAGR
- a CDS encoding 4Fe-4S binding protein, which gives rise to MKLWRRPLDAGQVVVPRGRISVLVERCKGCGFCVEFCPRNVLAISETFNQKGYHPPYALHPEQCVACGLCEMLCPEFAIHVSEAVEVAP
- the sucD gene encoding succinate--CoA ligase subunit alpha; the protein is MSVLVNKDTRLLVQGITGREGEFHTLQMIAYGTKVVGGTSPGKGGEWAAGVPVFDTVKEAVNATGANTSIIYVPARFAPDAILEAADAGIELVVCITEGIPVLDMVKVCEYLQHTSTRLIGPNCPGLITPGEAKVGIMPGHIHMPGKVGVVSRSGTLTYEVVYALTQKGIGQSTCIGIGGDPIIGTTFIDALKLFQDDPLTEQVVLIGEIGGTDEERAAEYIATHMTKPVTAFIAGQTAPPGKRMGHAGAIISGGTGTAAEKIATLREAGVRIARHPVEVADLVAEMA
- a CDS encoding HIT family protein: MGCVFCDIVARRVPAHIVYEDEATLAFMDIAPIHEGHTLVVPKTHAADVFEVNPEDAAAAMRTAVKVARAVKAAFGCDGVNIFQSNGPAAGQTVFHFHIHVLPRWAGDRSIALRREYFAGDSDLQRAAERIRQTIGSKS
- the sucC gene encoding ADP-forming succinate--CoA ligase subunit beta; its protein translation is MKLHEYQSKRIFARYGIPIPEGDVATTPVEAGAIAARLGKPVVVKSQVLVGGRGKAGGIKLARDPAEAERVAGQILGMDIKGLKVKKVLVDEAARIQKEIYLGVVVDRASKRAVMMASAEGGVEIEEVARVSPEKIYKVSINPFLGLQPFQAREIAFGIGLDKDLVGSFAAIAQGLYQAFVSTDASLAEINPLVVTDEHKLLAVDGKIVLDDNGLFRHPDLAEMRDLDEEAPAETEARKYGLSYVKLDGNVGCMVNGAGLAMASMDVIKLFGGAPANFLDIGGGAKADKVAAALRMILSDPNVKSVLFNIFGGITRCDEVAKGILAALEEVKPNVPMVVRLVGTNEEEGRRLLASANMRATTSLVEAAQLAVAAARGEA
- a CDS encoding TIGR03663 family protein, which codes for MAQVGAVSDGKDWWETPVLHSLQNLTREKAAYIGIAVVALALRLWALGARAVSFDECQHLYFSWQPYSVGSIFKFDPVTGPITHGPFLFLANTLMYTLFGVSDYTSRLASAFFGTALALLPYFLRKYLGRGGALAAAVMLTVSPFLLFYSRDNLHEIYGAVWTMLMAIGFLRYVDERKPKYLYLFGAAVGFYLCTKAVAYIMGFIVVAFVVVALVWERLSAQAARTARGVGLAVSAGGLALLVWLTNRPQPAGVARSGLLPVLVVAVCLLGAAVLAGWAYPGGKERPVARALGAIRGAHFWAMVGIGLGVVVLLYTTFFTNPRGLTGPISQLSYWFGQHGEARGGQPWYYFLLVLAPMYEFLPLLGAVAAIVYYAAFRRRPHPERDAVPFVPFVIFWAIAAMAIHSWTGEKMPQHTVYLVLPMILLTGRLLQDWLGDGNGDQERRREFVAFFALLPAAGYSVIRLLSIRPFAGLSQAQLNQTMVWLATLGVAAGLAWALARLGQRLGKAMALRACAASAFAVLLLLTVRVSWVASFVNYDNAKELIVYAHGTQDAKVTLNEILDISRRTVGDNRIKVAYDSRTGFPFANWYLRDFPNAVSFSGESPSREALDSPIVIVHGWNDAKVRPILANYDRFPRLVMWWPVEDYKGLTPARLWAMLRDPAKRAEIWGILWSRTYPYALKDWPYREEMILYIRKDITAQLWQYGALTAAAAPQPPVVVTEDPYQAKKVLVPAALTFGRQGQGPGEFQDPRGVAVDAAGNIYVADTGNHRVQVFDANGRYLRGWGRYGSGPGEFNEPWGIAVDGAGNVYVADTWNYRVQKFDGTGKFVTMWGESGDTGGDAASLPGAFYGPRAVAMAWDGSVLVMDTGNERIQRFTAEGQFIAGYGGFGAGPGQFWEPVGLAVDGEGNVYVADTWNRRVQVLDREMRYVREWGVKTWAGESVLNKPYVAVDGRGHVYASDPEGHRVLEWTVGGEFVAAYGEYGVDESRFSLPVGLAVDGSGRLIVADSGNHRIMVFAPFGP